A DNA window from Pleuronectes platessa chromosome 19, fPlePla1.1, whole genome shotgun sequence contains the following coding sequences:
- the spout1 gene encoding putative methyltransferase C9orf114 homolog, with protein sequence MSTDVEAKRTNPASSQSEERVDWKKRKTEVKDAKKQRKADKLIKQLDKQKEQEAEDRAELERSQNKTVLGRPYTVSVALPGSVLDNAQSTELRTYLAGQIARACVVFCVDEIIVFDEEGDDVKSTEGEFTGIGKKGQACVQLARILQYLECPQYLRKWFFPKHQDLQYAGLLNPLDSPHHMRIDEESEYREGIVLDRPTKPGQGSLVNCGMRKEVRIDKQLQSGLRVTVQLNEAQNQESKISKGVVVAPHVPRSEGGLYWGYTVRLASCLSTVFTESPYKEGYDLTIGTSEKGGDMDQTALSQFNHLLVVFGGLQGLEASLDSDQNLEVTDPSVLFDIYLNTCPGQGSRTIRTEEAILISMSGLRHKITAAFSDVSTG encoded by the exons ATGTCGACCGACGTAGAAGCTAAAAGAACCAACCCTGCGTCTTCTCAG TCTGAGGAGCGCGTGGActggaagaaaaggaaaacagaag TAAAAGATGCCAAGAAGCAAAGGAAAGCGGACAAGCTGATCAAACAGTTGGACAAGCAGAAAGAGCAAGAGGCTGAAGACCGAGCCGAACTAGAAAGAAGCCAAAACAAAACAG TGCTAGGTCGGCCGTACACAGTGAGTGTGGCGCTGCCAGGATCTGTCCTGGACAACGCTCAGTCCACCGAACTTCGTACATACCTGGCCGGACAGATCGCTCGAGCCTGCGTCGTGTTCTGTGTCGATGAGATCATTGTGTTCGACGAGGAAGGGGACGATGTCAA GAGCACTGAAGGAGAATTCACCGGCATTGGGAAGAAAGGGCAGGCCTGTGTTCAGCTCGCCAGAATACTTCAGTATCTCGAGTGTCCCCA GTACCTGCGCAAGTGGTTTTTCCCAAAACATCAAGATTTACAGTATGCAG GTTTACTAAACCCTTTAGACAGTCCTCACCACATGAGGATAGACGAGGAGTCAGAATACCGAGAAGGAATTGTCCTCGACAGGCCGACCAAACCAGGTCAAGGTTCACTAGTCAACTGTGGCATGAGAAAG GAAGTTCGTATTGATAAACAGCTGCAGTCCGGACTCCGAGTCACAGTCCAGCTCAACGAGGCGCAAAATCAAG AAAGTAAAATTTCTAAAGGTGTGGTGGTGGCTCCACATGTGCCCAGATCTGAAGGAGGTCTCTACTGGGGATACACTGTCCGCCTGGCGTCCTGTCTCA GTACCGTTTTCACAGAGAGTCCGTATAAAGAAGGATACGATCTGACTATTGGCACATCCGAGAAAGGCGGCGACATGGACCAAACCGCACTGTCGCAATTCAA TCATCTTTTGGTGGTGTTTGGGGGTCTCCAGGGATTGGAGGCCAGTCTAGATTCAGACCAGAACCTGGAAGTGACTGACCCCAGTGTTCTATTTGACATTTACCTGAACACATGTCCAGGTCAGGGCAGCAGGACCATTCGCACAGAG gaagCCATCTTAATTTCCATGTCAGGCCTGAGACACAAGATCACAGCTGCTTTTTCAGATGTTTCAACTGGCTGA